One window of Eisenibacter elegans DSM 3317 genomic DNA carries:
- the gyrB gene encoding DNA topoisomerase (ATP-hydrolyzing) subunit B, whose translation MSELTAKTSLSANTYSEDSIRALEGLEAVRMRPSMYIGDVGARGLHHLIWEVVDNSIDEALGGHCDLIKVTIHPNNAISVEDNGRGIPTGMHSQFNKSALEVVMTILHAGGKFDKDTYKVSGGLHGVGVSCVNALSSLLVATVHREGKVFQQKYSTGNPQGAVEVVGQSDRTGTTIYFEPDATIFATTEYKYETVSKRLRELSYLNKGIRLTLTDLRETDEQGRHLYEEFFSEGGLKEFVEHLDSTRQPLLPAPIHVEKTDGDIPVEVALIYNNSYSENVFSYVNNINTHEGGTHVSGFRRALTRTLKSYADKSGMLEKAKVEITGDDFREGLTAVISIKVAEPQFEGQTKTKLGNSDAIGAVDNAVSEILGYYLEENPREAKLIIQKVILAAQARQAARKAREMVQRKNVMGGTSLPGKLADCSDTNPERCELYLVEGDSAGGSAKQGRDRSFQAILPLRGKILNVEKAQEYKIYDNEEIKNMITAMGVTFGTEEDSKALNLTKLRYHKIIIMTDADVDGSHIRTLILTFFFRYMRELIEQGYLYVALPPLYLVKKGKEERYAWSDAERDAIIREIAPEGKEDSVGIQRYKGLGEMNPEQLWDTTMNPDNRNLKRITIESAANADYLFSMLMGDEVPPRREFIEKNAKYANIDI comes from the coding sequence ATGAGTGAGTTAACAGCAAAGACAAGCCTTAGTGCCAATACTTATTCTGAAGACAGCATCCGCGCACTGGAAGGCCTTGAAGCCGTTCGTATGCGCCCCTCGATGTACATCGGCGATGTAGGAGCACGCGGCCTTCACCACCTGATTTGGGAGGTAGTCGATAACTCTATCGATGAAGCCTTGGGCGGGCACTGCGACCTCATCAAGGTTACTATCCACCCCAACAACGCTATTTCGGTAGAAGACAACGGGCGCGGAATCCCAACCGGGATGCACAGCCAGTTCAACAAGTCTGCCCTCGAAGTGGTGATGACCATCCTTCACGCAGGGGGTAAATTTGACAAAGACACCTACAAGGTATCCGGAGGCCTACACGGGGTAGGTGTATCTTGTGTGAATGCGCTCTCTAGCCTGCTCGTGGCTACTGTTCACCGCGAAGGCAAGGTATTCCAACAAAAATATAGCACCGGCAACCCTCAGGGAGCTGTAGAAGTAGTAGGCCAAAGCGACCGTACAGGAACTACGATTTATTTCGAGCCTGACGCGACCATCTTTGCCACTACCGAATACAAATACGAGACTGTTTCGAAACGCTTGCGCGAATTGTCCTACCTCAACAAGGGTATCCGCCTGACATTGACAGACTTGCGCGAGACTGATGAGCAAGGCCGGCACCTTTACGAAGAGTTTTTCTCTGAAGGAGGCCTCAAAGAGTTTGTAGAACACCTCGACTCTACCCGCCAGCCCCTGCTGCCAGCTCCGATACACGTAGAAAAAACCGACGGCGACATCCCCGTAGAAGTCGCCTTGATATACAACAACTCTTACAGCGAGAACGTCTTCTCGTATGTCAATAACATCAACACCCACGAAGGCGGCACCCACGTATCGGGCTTCCGCAGGGCGCTGACCCGTACACTCAAGAGCTATGCCGACAAAAGCGGGATGCTCGAAAAGGCCAAGGTCGAAATCACCGGCGATGACTTCCGCGAGGGTCTTACTGCCGTTATCTCTATCAAGGTAGCCGAACCTCAGTTTGAAGGCCAAACCAAGACCAAACTAGGCAATAGCGATGCTATCGGCGCGGTAGACAATGCCGTGAGCGAAATCTTGGGCTACTACCTAGAAGAAAACCCCCGTGAAGCCAAGCTCATCATCCAAAAGGTTATTCTAGCCGCCCAAGCCCGCCAAGCAGCCCGCAAAGCCCGCGAGATGGTACAGCGCAAAAATGTGATGGGCGGTACCTCCCTGCCCGGTAAGCTTGCCGACTGCTCCGACACCAACCCCGAACGATGCGAACTCTACCTTGTGGAAGGGGACTCAGCAGGTGGTAGTGCCAAGCAAGGTCGTGATCGCTCTTTCCAAGCCATCTTGCCCCTCAGAGGTAAAATCCTCAACGTAGAAAAAGCACAGGAGTACAAAATCTACGATAATGAGGAGATCAAGAACATGATTACGGCTATGGGCGTAACTTTTGGTACTGAAGAAGACAGCAAAGCGCTGAACTTGACCAAACTGCGCTACCACAAAATCATCATCATGACCGATGCCGACGTAGACGGTAGCCACATCCGAACGCTGATCCTGACCTTCTTCTTCCGCTATATGCGCGAATTGATAGAGCAGGGATACCTCTATGTGGCCTTGCCACCGCTCTACCTCGTCAAAAAAGGTAAAGAAGAACGCTATGCCTGGAGTGATGCGGAGCGTGATGCAATCATCCGAGAGATTGCGCCCGAAGGCAAAGAAGACAGCGTGGGCATCCAACGATACAAAGGTTTGGGTGAGATGAACCCCGAGCAACTTTGGGATACCACCATGAACCCCGATAACCGTAACCTCAAGCGCATTACCATCGAATCGGCAGCCAATGCCGACTATCTCTTCTCGATGTTGATGGGCGACGAAGTTCCCCCGCGTAGGGAGTTTATTGAAAAGAACGCCAAGTACGCCAATATCGATATCTAG